In Methanonatronarchaeum sp. AMET-Sl, one genomic interval encodes:
- the purB gene encoding adenylosuccinate lyase, which produces MSIHPIEGRYGSEEMREIWRKKTELEYMLKVEAALARAEADFSIIPSEAADEIEDKANLDYVSLERVKEIEAEIKHDIMAIVKALSEQCEGEAGEYVHLGATSNDISDTTRALQFKKSLSIIMRRLRELEDSLIKKADEYRDLTCVGRTHGQHAVPTTIGHKFAIYASEIRRHIERVEELKPRILVGQVTGAVGTQAALGDMGEEVHKRVNEILGLKPVTISSQVIQRDRYAELISKLAIISSSLDKIAKEVRNLQRTEISELQEPFGDKQVGSSTMPQKKNPMRSERIGGLAKVVRSNVTTELENVPLEHERDLTNSSSERMVLPETFLLVDEQLKLMKYVIDGLVINQENIEKVLNMTGGLNMSEAIMIKLFNKGLGRQTSHKLIRDCAMDAYQSNKTLKQALMENTEVKKHMTEEEIEEVLDPSNYLGCVDLHIENVIKYYKQNREEITE; this is translated from the coding sequence ATGTCAATTCATCCAATAGAAGGCAGATATGGTTCTGAAGAGATGCGGGAGATATGGAGGAAAAAAACTGAGTTAGAGTATATGTTAAAGGTGGAGGCTGCGTTAGCTCGAGCTGAAGCCGACTTCAGTATAATCCCAAGTGAAGCAGCAGATGAGATTGAAGACAAGGCAAACCTAGATTATGTCTCCCTTGAAAGAGTTAAAGAAATTGAAGCAGAAATAAAACACGACATAATGGCTATCGTTAAAGCATTGTCAGAGCAATGTGAAGGTGAAGCCGGGGAATACGTCCATTTAGGCGCAACAAGCAACGATATATCAGATACAACAAGAGCACTACAGTTTAAGAAATCACTCTCAATAATAATGAGGCGATTAAGAGAGCTCGAAGACTCTCTAATAAAAAAAGCAGATGAATACAGAGACCTAACATGTGTAGGCCGTACACATGGACAACACGCCGTACCGACAACAATCGGCCATAAATTCGCTATATACGCTTCAGAAATCAGGAGACATATAGAGAGAGTCGAGGAATTAAAACCAAGAATATTGGTCGGACAGGTAACAGGCGCCGTCGGAACCCAAGCCGCCTTAGGAGACATGGGGGAAGAAGTACATAAAAGAGTTAACGAGATACTTGGACTCAAGCCAGTAACTATCTCAAGCCAGGTTATACAGAGAGATAGATACGCCGAACTAATATCCAAACTCGCAATAATATCCAGTTCATTAGATAAAATAGCCAAAGAAGTCAGAAACCTACAGAGAACAGAGATAAGTGAACTACAAGAGCCTTTTGGAGATAAACAGGTCGGTTCAAGCACAATGCCTCAGAAAAAAAACCCAATGAGATCTGAAAGAATCGGAGGGCTCGCCAAAGTAGTGAGATCCAACGTAACAACGGAACTAGAAAACGTACCTCTTGAACACGAAAGAGACCTAACAAACTCCTCATCAGAAAGAATGGTTTTGCCAGAAACATTTCTTTTAGTAGATGAACAACTCAAACTAATGAAATACGTTATCGATGGCTTAGTAATAAACCAAGAAAACATAGAGAAAGTTCTCAACATGACTGGAGGCCTTAACATGAGTGAAGCAATAATGATAAAACTATTCAACAAAGGCCTCGGACGCCAAACCTCACATAAATTAATTCGAGACTGTGCAATGGATGCATACCAATCCAATAAAACACTTAAACAAGCATTAATGGAAAACACTGAAGTTAAAAAACACATGACTGAAGAAGAAATCGAAGAGGTACTTGACCCCTCAAACTATCTTGGATGCGTCGACCTACATATCGAAAACGTAATAAAATACTATAAACAAAATCGGGAGGAAATAACAGAGTGA
- a CDS encoding KH domain-containing protein, with the protein MPENKDYVKIPNDRIGVLIGKEGSTKKDIESRTGVKLKIDSEDGNVQIDREDADPLLGWKTSKVVRAIGRGFTPEKATKLLEDQKVLQVLDITNYAKTKKSRKRLKGRVIGKKGKTRNLLEEISGTNISIYGKTVSCIGKPERVTATIEAIEMILNGAPHGHAYRFLKENITTPGEIEYVQSDLRPGRPPEKETEKETENK; encoded by the coding sequence ATGCCGGAAAATAAAGATTATGTAAAAATCCCTAACGATAGAATAGGGGTATTGATCGGTAAAGAAGGTAGCACAAAAAAAGATATAGAATCCCGGACAGGCGTTAAACTAAAAATCGATAGTGAAGACGGAAACGTCCAGATAGATCGAGAAGACGCCGACCCCCTGCTGGGATGGAAAACAAGTAAGGTAGTTAGGGCAATAGGACGTGGATTCACACCAGAGAAAGCAACCAAACTACTAGAAGATCAAAAAGTACTACAAGTACTGGACATCACAAACTACGCAAAAACAAAAAAATCAAGAAAAAGACTTAAAGGACGAGTAATCGGTAAGAAAGGTAAAACAAGAAACTTACTCGAAGAAATATCCGGAACAAACATATCAATCTACGGTAAAACCGTATCCTGCATCGGTAAGCCAGAGAGAGTAACAGCAACAATCGAAGCCATAGAAATGATATTAAACGGAGCACCACACGGACATGCCTATAGATTCCTAAAAGAAAACATAACAACACCAGGAGAGATAGAGTACGTCCAATCAGACCTAAGGCCAGGCAGACCACCAGAAAAAGAAACAGAAAAAGAAACAGAAAACAAATAA
- a CDS encoding asparagine synthetase B, translating into MTLWGATTKNQLKKLTKNQTKNQNRQTVSSNRNETEITIEKTNYIDSEIIKKNQDFVAITGAIYSGNKQVSLKKAVNKINDPTELMQLDGEYAFAWLSNKKLMLGRDRIGSIPLYYTQADGVTFSTNQLDILESTEKKPKRVVPGKLYKIDGNKIETKNISNTNDLKNESKTKTTEEYGREIINKLDQAVQRRVGEETAIAFSGGVDSSLIAVLADRYTDVTLYTVGYENSPDIEWSKKASEHLELPHKPIEIDLPTIKKTIPETIKATCDATRLSIGVGLPFLILSKKLRKDGYRTVLTGQGSDELFGGYTKYRNSDNPETEMARDIDNIAEKDLERDYHVFTNQNILSKNPFLDQKVVKTALSIPIRDKIPDENEIEKKILRAGAKKLLPPEITKKPKKSLQYGSRVDREIDRIARRNGYKRREKHHVDKYLAAESKKIFKKTVSKHVTRSFNN; encoded by the coding sequence GTGACATTATGGGGCGCGACAACAAAAAACCAACTTAAAAAACTAACAAAAAACCAAACTAAAAACCAAAACAGACAAACAGTCAGCTCAAACAGAAATGAAACCGAAATAACGATAGAAAAAACAAACTACATCGATTCAGAGATAATCAAGAAAAACCAAGACTTTGTCGCTATAACCGGAGCAATCTACAGTGGGAACAAACAAGTTTCACTAAAGAAAGCCGTAAATAAAATCAACGACCCAACCGAATTAATGCAACTGGATGGCGAATACGCATTCGCATGGCTATCTAATAAGAAATTGATGTTAGGGAGAGACCGAATAGGAAGCATACCACTATACTACACACAAGCAGATGGGGTCACCTTCTCAACAAACCAACTAGATATCTTAGAATCTACCGAAAAAAAACCCAAAAGAGTGGTTCCAGGAAAACTATACAAAATCGATGGAAATAAAATAGAAACAAAAAACATTTCAAACACCAATGACCTAAAAAACGAATCAAAAACCAAAACAACCGAGGAATACGGAAGAGAAATCATAAATAAACTGGATCAAGCAGTGCAAAGAAGAGTTGGAGAAGAAACAGCCATAGCTTTTTCAGGTGGAGTAGACAGTTCATTGATAGCTGTTTTAGCAGATAGATACACAGACGTAACATTATACACAGTTGGATATGAAAACTCCCCCGACATAGAGTGGAGTAAAAAAGCCAGTGAACACCTAGAACTACCACATAAACCTATAGAAATCGATTTACCTACAATTAAAAAAACAATCCCTGAAACAATAAAAGCAACATGCGATGCAACCCGACTTTCAATAGGAGTCGGCCTACCATTCCTAATACTGTCAAAAAAACTTAGAAAAGATGGATACCGAACAGTCCTAACAGGCCAGGGTTCAGATGAGTTATTCGGAGGATACACAAAATACAGAAACTCAGATAACCCTGAAACCGAGATGGCCAGAGACATAGATAACATAGCTGAGAAAGACCTTGAACGAGACTACCACGTATTCACAAACCAAAACATACTTTCTAAAAACCCATTTCTAGACCAAAAAGTAGTTAAAACCGCTTTATCAATACCAATTAGAGATAAAATACCTGATGAAAACGAAATAGAAAAAAAGATATTGAGAGCAGGAGCCAAAAAACTACTTCCACCAGAAATAACAAAAAAACCGAAAAAATCCTTACAATACGGAAGTAGAGTTGACCGTGAAATAGATCGAATAGCAAGAAGAAACGGATACAAACGGAGAGAAAAACACCACGTAGATAAATACCTCGCTGCTGAATCTAAAAAAATATTTAAAAAAACCGTTTCAAAACACGTCACGCGCAGCTTTAATAACTGA
- a CDS encoding tyrosine--tRNA ligase, with the protein MNLDRYSLVTRNTEEVVVEDELRELLDKNGEPVTYVGYEPSGALHLGHLLTANKLIDLQEAGFRVKVLLADFHAYLNEKGSLDEIKEVAEMNKECFLAYGLDPDKTEFVFGSEYQLNEEYTKKVYELSLQVTLNRATRSMDEISRRRENPIMGQMLYPIMQAIDIGWLDVDVAMGGTDQRKIHMLAREKLPKVGYNSPICIHTPILTGLDGEKMSSSKDNWIDISDSYETVEEKIMDAYCPEKQVENNPVTEIMRYHVMPRFEEIEIERPEKFGGNLVYTEYSELASDYMSGELHPLDLKNGVKDYLNRVLEPAREKLKKA; encoded by the coding sequence ATGAATTTGGATAGGTATTCATTGGTTACTAGGAATACGGAGGAAGTTGTTGTTGAGGATGAGTTGAGGGAGTTGTTAGATAAGAATGGTGAACCGGTTACTTACGTTGGTTATGAGCCTAGTGGGGCACTTCATCTTGGACATCTGTTGACTGCTAACAAACTTATTGATTTGCAGGAGGCTGGGTTTAGGGTTAAGGTTTTGTTGGCGGATTTCCATGCATATTTAAATGAGAAAGGTAGTTTAGATGAGATTAAAGAGGTTGCTGAGATGAATAAAGAGTGTTTTTTGGCTTATGGCCTGGATCCTGATAAAACTGAGTTTGTTTTCGGTAGTGAGTATCAACTTAATGAGGAGTACACTAAGAAGGTCTATGAGCTTTCACTTCAAGTGACCTTGAATAGGGCTACTAGAAGTATGGATGAAATTAGTAGGCGTCGGGAAAACCCTATTATGGGTCAAATGCTCTATCCGATAATGCAGGCTATCGATATTGGATGGCTTGATGTTGATGTAGCTATGGGTGGTACGGATCAGAGAAAAATCCATATGCTTGCAAGGGAGAAACTTCCTAAAGTTGGTTATAACTCACCAATCTGTATCCATACCCCTATTTTGACTGGATTGGATGGTGAGAAGATGAGTTCTTCTAAAGATAACTGGATAGATATATCTGATAGTTATGAAACTGTTGAAGAGAAAATAATGGATGCTTACTGTCCCGAGAAACAGGTGGAGAATAACCCGGTTACTGAGATAATGAGGTATCATGTCATGCCTAGGTTTGAAGAGATTGAGATTGAAAGGCCTGAGAAGTTTGGTGGGAACTTGGTTTACACGGAGTATAGTGAGTTGGCAAGTGATTATATGTCAGGCGAGTTACATCCGCTTGACTTAAAGAATGGTGTTAAGGATTATTTGAACAGGGTTTTAGAGCCTGCTAGAGAAAAATTAAAGAAGGCTTAA
- a CDS encoding CBS domain-containing protein, giving the protein MSDIKAIDIMIPCEKVVRIGPDDYLAKARLVMSRNNVGGLPVTVGNRVVGFITLRDITLSPAPAKFRVSEIMTKDVVKKTGDTSVKEIADIMVETGIQRVPIVDDGELVGLITQSSVIKAARDVF; this is encoded by the coding sequence TTGAGTGATATAAAGGCTATTGATATAATGATTCCGTGTGAAAAAGTGGTTAGGATTGGTCCTGACGATTATTTAGCTAAGGCTAGGTTGGTTATGTCGAGGAATAATGTTGGTGGTTTACCTGTTACTGTTGGGAATCGGGTTGTTGGATTTATTACTTTGCGGGATATTACTTTGTCTCCAGCACCAGCTAAGTTCAGGGTTTCGGAAATTATGACTAAGGATGTTGTTAAGAAAACTGGTGATACATCGGTTAAGGAGATTGCCGACATAATGGTTGAGACTGGTATTCAGCGTGTTCCTATTGTTGATGATGGTGAGTTGGTTGGGTTGATTACTCAGAGTTCAGTTATTAAAGCTGCGCGTGACGTGTTTTGA
- the eif1A gene encoding translation initiation factor eIF-1A, which yields MGGVNLGKKKNNDENTHRSPRLPRGREIQARVISMLGANRVRVHSEDGETRIARIPGKMQKRNWIREDDVVLIEPWDFQDEKADIKWRYKQWDVRWLKEHGKLKV from the coding sequence ATGGGAGGTGTTAATCTGGGAAAAAAGAAAAATAACGATGAAAATACACATAGAAGCCCAAGGCTTCCAAGAGGAAGAGAGATCCAAGCTCGAGTGATCAGCATGCTTGGGGCTAACAGAGTTAGAGTACATTCTGAAGACGGTGAAACCCGTATCGCGAGAATACCGGGCAAGATGCAGAAACGAAATTGGATTAGAGAAGATGATGTGGTTCTTATTGAGCCATGGGACTTCCAGGATGAAAAAGCGGACATTAAATGGAGATATAAACAATGGGATGTTCGTTGGCTAAAAGAGCATGGTAAGTTAAAAGTATAA